The Gillisia sp. Hel_I_86 genome has a segment encoding these proteins:
- a CDS encoding DnaJ C-terminal domain-containing protein — protein MEFIDYYKTLGLDKSATKAAIKKAYRKLARKYHPDLNPDDDSAKKRFQQINEANEVLSDPEKRKKYDEYGKDWQHAEHFEQQKQQQRSYAGGGFGGGQRQSYSGSFDDDNFSDFFEQMFGGGARSRGTGRSPQFKGQDFNAELQLNLTDVYTSHKQTLTVNGKNIRLTIPAGVENGQTIKIAGHGGPGVQGGPKGDLFITFKIANNTKFKREKENLYSSVDLDFYTALLGGEVTVDTFNGKAKLTVKPETQNGTRVKLKGKGFTKYKKEGHFGDLFITYDIKIPTNLSSREKELYTELQKLRS, from the coding sequence ATGGAATTTATAGACTATTATAAAACCTTAGGATTAGACAAATCTGCCACTAAAGCAGCTATCAAAAAAGCATATAGAAAACTTGCTCGTAAGTATCACCCAGACCTCAACCCCGATGACGATAGCGCCAAAAAGCGTTTTCAGCAGATAAATGAGGCCAACGAGGTGCTAAGCGATCCCGAAAAGCGCAAGAAATATGATGAGTACGGGAAAGATTGGCAACATGCCGAGCATTTTGAACAACAAAAACAACAACAAAGGAGCTATGCCGGTGGGGGGTTTGGAGGGGGTCAAAGACAATCCTATTCCGGTAGTTTTGATGATGATAATTTCTCCGATTTCTTTGAACAAATGTTTGGAGGTGGCGCAAGATCCCGTGGAACAGGAAGATCTCCGCAATTTAAAGGGCAGGATTTTAATGCCGAACTTCAATTAAATCTAACCGATGTTTATACCAGCCACAAACAAACCCTTACCGTAAATGGCAAAAACATTAGACTTACCATTCCCGCAGGAGTAGAGAATGGGCAAACCATTAAAATTGCAGGACATGGTGGTCCGGGGGTACAAGGTGGGCCAAAAGGGGATCTTTTTATCACCTTTAAGATTGCCAACAACACTAAATTTAAAAGGGAGAAAGAAAATCTTTACAGCAGTGTCGATCTGGATTTTTACACCGCACTACTTGGTGGAGAGGTCACTGTAGATACTTTTAACGGAAAAGCAAAACTCACCGTAAAACCAGAAACCCAAAATGGCACCCGGGTAAAATTGAAAGGAAAAGGCTTTACTAAATACAAGAAAGAAGGTCACTTTGGAGATCTGTTTATTACTTATGATATTAAAATTCCGACAAATCTATCTTCAAGAGAAAAGGAATTGTACACCGAATTACAAAAATTACGCTCATGA
- a CDS encoding succinate dehydrogenase cytochrome b subunit, whose protein sequence is MGGLLKSSVAKKFAMALSGLFLVLFLAQHFTINLTSVISPDTFNSWSHFMGTNILVQGILQPILILGVIFHFIMGFVLEIQNRNARLKSYVRYNGSANSSWMSRNMIYSGAVVLAFLGLHFYDFWVPEIVHKYIESHPADATRYYGELVAKFVSPVRTGLYVISFIFLMLHLLHGFASSFQSMGVKNKYQKGLEGFQSSASRWVYGLTKGFAIVIPLGFIFIALFHYFNNA, encoded by the coding sequence ATGGGTGGATTACTTAAATCTTCAGTAGCAAAAAAGTTTGCTATGGCCTTATCGGGACTTTTCTTAGTCCTATTTTTAGCACAACACTTCACTATTAATTTAACTTCGGTAATAAGCCCAGACACTTTTAATAGCTGGTCTCATTTTATGGGAACCAACATTTTAGTACAGGGAATTTTACAGCCTATACTTATTTTGGGTGTGATATTTCATTTTATTATGGGTTTTGTTTTAGAAATTCAAAACAGAAATGCAAGGCTGAAAAGCTATGTAAGATATAACGGAAGTGCTAACTCTAGCTGGATGTCCAGAAACATGATTTATTCGGGAGCAGTGGTTTTGGCATTTTTGGGCCTTCACTTCTATGATTTCTGGGTCCCGGAAATAGTACATAAATATATTGAGTCCCATCCAGCAGATGCTACTAGATACTATGGGGAGTTGGTTGCGAAATTCGTGAGCCCGGTGAGAACTGGATTATATGTGATCTCATTTATATTTTTGATGCTTCACTTGTTGCATGGGTTTGCATCTTCATTTCAATCCATGGGTGTCAAAAACAAATATCAAAAAGGATTGGAAGGATTTCAAAGTAGTGCTTCTCGTTGGGTATATGGATTGACAAAGGGCTTTGCGATAGTAATTCCGCTAGGGTTTATTTTTATAGCTCTCTTTCATTATTTTAATAACGCTTAA
- a CDS encoding fumarate reductase/succinate dehydrogenase flavoprotein subunit has protein sequence MSVLDSKIPKGPLENKWSDYKNNINLVNPANKRNIDIIMIGTGLAGGSAAATLAELGYNVKTFCYQDSPRRAHSIAAQGGINAAKNYQGDGDSNYRLFYDTIKGGDYRSREGNVYRLAEVSGNIIDQCVAQGVPFAREYGGMLDNRSFGGVLVSRTFYAKGQTGQQLLLGAYSAMNRQINRGKITAYNRHEMMDVVLVDGKARGIIARDMVTGAIERHSAHAVVLASGGYGNVFFLSTNAMGSNVMAAWRAHRRGAYFANPCYTQIHPTCIPVSGDHQSKLTLMSESLRNDGRIWVPKKLEDAEAIRTGKKKPTDLSEEERDYYLERRYPAFGNLVPRDVASRAAKERCDAGFGVNKTGEAVYLDFASAIERYGKEKAFTSGHKDPSKEEITKLGKDVIESKYGNLFQMYEKIVDQDPYKTPMMIYPAVHYTMGGLWVDYNLQTTIPGCYSTGEANFSDHGANRLGASALMQGLADGYFVLPYTIGDYLSKEIRTGKIPTDSAEFNSAEKEVSDRINKLMNAGGQHSVDFYHKKLGKIMWNKCGMSRNAKELEEAIHEIAELREDFWKNVKVPGTANTKNSELEKAGRVADFLELGELFAKDALHREESCGGHFREEYQTPEGEALRDDENFKYVAAWEYTGRPSDAVLHKEELIFENIELKTRSYK, from the coding sequence ATGTCAGTTTTAGATTCAAAGATACCAAAAGGGCCACTAGAAAATAAGTGGAGCGACTATAAGAATAACATCAACCTAGTTAACCCTGCAAATAAGCGTAACATTGATATTATTATGATTGGTACCGGTTTGGCCGGAGGAAGCGCTGCAGCTACTTTAGCAGAACTTGGATATAATGTAAAAACGTTTTGCTATCAGGATTCCCCAAGAAGAGCGCATTCTATAGCGGCTCAAGGAGGAATTAATGCTGCAAAGAATTATCAAGGAGACGGAGATTCCAATTATAGGTTGTTCTACGATACTATAAAAGGAGGGGATTACCGTTCTCGTGAAGGAAACGTATACCGATTGGCAGAAGTTTCAGGAAATATCATAGATCAATGTGTTGCGCAAGGAGTTCCTTTTGCGCGCGAGTATGGTGGAATGTTGGATAACCGTTCTTTTGGAGGGGTATTGGTTTCTCGTACTTTTTATGCAAAAGGTCAAACAGGTCAACAATTATTGTTGGGGGCATATTCGGCAATGAACCGACAAATAAATAGAGGGAAAATCACAGCTTATAACCGTCATGAAATGATGGATGTGGTTCTTGTAGATGGAAAAGCGAGAGGCATTATTGCCAGGGATATGGTAACCGGCGCAATCGAGCGTCACTCTGCCCATGCGGTAGTATTGGCTTCAGGTGGATACGGAAACGTGTTCTTCTTGTCTACCAATGCCATGGGAAGTAATGTGATGGCTGCCTGGAGAGCACACCGTAGAGGTGCATATTTCGCAAATCCCTGTTACACACAAATTCACCCAACATGTATTCCGGTTTCAGGAGATCATCAGTCCAAATTGACTTTGATGTCTGAATCGCTTCGAAATGATGGTAGGATTTGGGTTCCGAAGAAATTAGAAGATGCTGAAGCAATTCGAACCGGGAAGAAAAAGCCAACAGATCTTTCAGAAGAAGAAAGAGACTATTACTTAGAAAGAAGATATCCTGCTTTTGGAAACTTGGTTCCACGAGATGTAGCTTCCAGGGCTGCAAAAGAGCGTTGCGATGCTGGGTTTGGGGTAAATAAAACAGGGGAAGCAGTGTATTTGGATTTTGCTAGTGCCATAGAGCGCTACGGAAAGGAAAAAGCATTTACTTCCGGACATAAAGATCCTTCGAAAGAAGAAATCACAAAATTGGGTAAGGACGTTATAGAGTCCAAGTATGGAAATTTATTCCAGATGTACGAGAAAATCGTCGATCAAGACCCATATAAAACCCCTATGATGATCTATCCTGCGGTTCACTATACCATGGGTGGTCTTTGGGTAGATTATAATCTTCAAACCACTATTCCGGGATGTTACTCTACTGGAGAAGCTAACTTCTCAGACCACGGTGCTAACAGACTTGGAGCTTCTGCCTTGATGCAAGGGCTTGCAGATGGTTATTTCGTACTGCCTTATACTATTGGGGATTACCTTTCCAAAGAAATTAGAACAGGAAAGATCCCAACAGATTCTGCTGAATTCAATTCTGCTGAAAAAGAAGTGAGCGATAGGATCAATAAATTGATGAATGCCGGGGGACAACATTCTGTAGATTTTTACCATAAGAAATTAGGTAAGATCATGTGGAACAAATGTGGAATGTCCAGAAATGCCAAAGAACTTGAAGAAGCTATTCATGAGATAGCCGAATTACGAGAGGATTTTTGGAAAAATGTAAAAGTTCCTGGAACTGCGAATACTAAGAATTCTGAATTGGAAAAAGCAGGAAGAGTGGCAGATTTCCTTGAATTGGGAGAGCTTTTTGCTAAAGATGCATTGCATAGAGAGGAATCTTGTGGAGGGCATTTTAGGGAAGAATATCAAACCCCGGAAGGAGAAGCGCTTAGGGACGATGAGAACTTTAAGTATGTAGCTGCTTGGGAATACACGGGAAGACCAAGTGATGCAGTCCTTCATAAAGAAGAACTGATATTCGAAAACATTGAATTGAAAACGAGAAGTTATAAATAG
- a CDS encoding four helix bundle protein: protein MDKIKSFEDLNCWKTARELRKEISILILKFPSHEKFELISQMRRASRSVTHNIAEGYGRFHFKENAQFCRISRGSLYELSDQLITALDEGYIEEDYYKKLKIKVVECIAILNGYIKYLTSATQTQ, encoded by the coding sequence ATGGATAAAATAAAATCTTTTGAAGATCTTAATTGTTGGAAAACGGCAAGGGAATTGAGAAAAGAGATTTCAATTTTGATTCTAAAATTTCCAAGCCATGAAAAATTTGAGCTGATATCACAAATGAGAAGGGCCTCAAGGTCTGTAACGCATAATATTGCCGAAGGTTATGGGAGGTTTCATTTTAAAGAAAATGCACAGTTTTGTAGAATTTCTAGAGGGTCACTATACGAGTTATCAGATCAGTTAATCACTGCATTGGACGAAGGTTATATAGAAGAAGATTATTACAAAAAATTGAAAATAAAGGTTGTTGAATGTATTGCAATTTTGAATGGGTATATAAAGTATCTAACAAGCGCAACTCAAACCCAATAA
- a CDS encoding succinate dehydrogenase/fumarate reductase iron-sulfur subunit, which produces MKLTLKIWRQESAEAKGKMVDYIIDGIEGDMSFLEMLDVLNEDLVNKGEQPIEFDHDCREGICGACSLQINGEPHGPDRLITTCQLHMRTFKDGDTIVIEPFRAKAFPVIKDLIVDRTAFDRIQQAYGYISVNTSGNTIDANSIPIEKENADTSFNAAICIGCGACVAACKNASAMLFTSAKVSQFALLPQGEVEADRRVLAMVEQMDKEGFGNCTNTGACEIECPKGISLENIARMNREYMSASTKG; this is translated from the coding sequence ATGAAGCTTACATTAAAAATATGGCGTCAGGAAAGTGCCGAAGCTAAGGGGAAAATGGTAGATTATATCATTGACGGAATAGAGGGTGATATGTCTTTTCTTGAAATGTTGGATGTACTAAATGAAGATTTGGTTAATAAAGGTGAGCAGCCGATAGAATTCGATCACGATTGTCGTGAAGGAATTTGTGGGGCATGTTCTTTACAGATCAATGGAGAGCCACACGGACCAGATAGATTAATAACTACCTGCCAGTTGCACATGCGTACTTTTAAGGATGGGGATACTATCGTAATAGAGCCTTTTAGGGCAAAAGCTTTTCCGGTAATTAAAGATCTAATTGTAGACCGTACCGCTTTCGATAGAATTCAGCAGGCTTATGGGTATATTTCCGTTAATACTTCGGGAAACACTATCGATGCAAACTCTATCCCTATTGAAAAAGAAAATGCCGATACTTCCTTTAACGCAGCTATTTGTATTGGATGTGGAGCCTGTGTTGCAGCTTGTAAAAATGCAAGCGCCATGTTGTTCACTTCAGCCAAAGTAAGTCAGTTTGCATTATTACCTCAAGGGGAAGTAGAGGCAGATAGACGTGTGCTTGCAATGGTAGAGCAAATGGATAAAGAAGGTTTTGGAAATTGCACGAATACCGGGGCTTGCGAGATCGAATGTCCCAAAGGAATTTCTTTAGAGAACATCGCAAGAATGAATAGGGAATATATGTCTGCAAGTACCAAGGGCTAA
- the dcm gene encoding DNA (cytosine-5-)-methyltransferase, with translation MVIKDYYTVSEAAEILDKNPDTLRRWDNEGKLSAVREPISNYRKYSKEQLEIFPEFKTYFEKVDKGNYLEPSKEFSVLELFAGAGGLAIGLEKAGLKCKALNEIDKWACKTLRSNRPNWQVLEGDIREMDFSEYKNDIDVVTGGFPCQAFSYAGKKLGLKDARGTLFYEFARVVQEVKPKICIGENVRGLLNHENGKTLEGMISILDEIGYNVVAPVRVLKAINYNVPQKRERLILVAIRKDIDVEYHYPKPFSEIYTLKDALKKGDLFSKKVPKSEGSKYPQHKKEVLDLIPPKGYWRDLPIAIQKEYMQKSFYLGGGKTGMARRIGWDEPCLTLTCSPAQKQTERCHPDETRPFTVREYARIQTFPDEWKFEGSISQQYKQIGNAVPVNLAKEIGYSIIRFLNEELLSDQAAISAEPKQQTVNF, from the coding sequence ATGGTTATAAAAGATTATTATACGGTTTCTGAAGCCGCTGAAATTTTAGATAAGAACCCAGACACTCTCCGTCGTTGGGATAATGAAGGTAAGCTTTCTGCCGTAAGGGAGCCCATTAGCAATTATAGGAAATATTCCAAAGAGCAACTTGAAATTTTTCCTGAATTCAAGACCTATTTTGAAAAGGTTGATAAAGGGAATTATTTGGAACCATCCAAGGAATTTTCGGTTTTAGAGCTATTTGCAGGAGCTGGCGGCTTAGCGATTGGTCTGGAAAAAGCTGGATTAAAATGTAAGGCATTAAATGAAATAGATAAATGGGCATGTAAAACTTTACGTAGTAATCGGCCCAATTGGCAAGTGCTGGAAGGCGATATTAGGGAAATGGATTTTTCTGAATATAAAAATGACATAGATGTAGTCACTGGAGGTTTTCCTTGTCAAGCTTTTAGCTATGCCGGTAAAAAATTGGGATTAAAAGACGCAAGGGGAACATTGTTTTATGAATTTGCAAGGGTTGTTCAAGAAGTAAAGCCTAAAATATGTATTGGAGAGAATGTAAGGGGCTTATTGAATCATGAAAATGGTAAAACCCTAGAGGGCATGATTTCAATCCTTGATGAAATAGGCTATAACGTGGTTGCCCCAGTGCGGGTTTTAAAAGCCATAAACTACAATGTACCGCAGAAAAGGGAACGATTGATCCTTGTAGCAATTAGAAAGGACATAGATGTAGAATATCACTACCCGAAACCATTTTCCGAAATATATACTTTAAAGGATGCCTTAAAAAAGGGAGATTTGTTTTCTAAAAAAGTTCCAAAATCTGAAGGATCAAAATACCCACAGCATAAAAAGGAGGTCTTGGATTTAATACCACCAAAGGGATATTGGCGGGATTTGCCCATAGCTATTCAAAAAGAATATATGCAAAAAAGCTTTTATCTTGGAGGGGGAAAAACAGGAATGGCAAGAAGGATTGGTTGGGATGAGCCCTGTTTGACTTTAACGTGCAGTCCTGCGCAAAAACAAACCGAACGGTGCCATCCAGATGAGACCAGACCTTTCACTGTCCGGGAATATGCTAGAATTCAGACTTTTCCAGATGAATGGAAGTTTGAAGGGTCAATTTCCCAACAATACAAGCAAATAGGAAACGCAGTACCAGTTAATTTGGCAAAAGAAATCGGATATTCTATTATAAGGTTTTTAAATGAAGAATTATTGAGTGATCAAGCAGCCATTTCAGCTGAACCAAAACAGCAAACTGTTAATTTTTGA
- a CDS encoding Eco47II family restriction endonuclease — protein MNNISNPKNKYVDFVEDEHLLKCVSNLFNSYLEAKKEFTKKKFYSNKVDVFKLIFDSKFNDLTEDDLIKLEMSRQIDKSVNNAIGTFHEEILGGIKGYESGYDIKANDESIFAEIKNKHNTMNSSSAESAFQKLARFADDHRKANCYLVQILAKKSFSKKWEAIINGKEYSHSRVHIVSGDKFYALLSGDPDSFFKLYEALPRAVEDFLKGIDPKTEKENSIIEDISTSAETTKRSILDEIAFENFYYYQGFKNL, from the coding sequence ATGAATAATATTTCCAACCCAAAAAATAAATATGTGGATTTTGTTGAAGATGAACATTTATTAAAGTGTGTTTCAAATTTATTCAACTCATATTTAGAGGCTAAAAAAGAATTTACCAAAAAGAAATTTTACAGTAATAAAGTAGATGTTTTCAAATTAATATTCGATTCGAAGTTTAATGACCTTACTGAAGATGACCTAATAAAACTTGAAATGTCAAGGCAAATCGACAAATCGGTGAATAATGCAATCGGCACATTTCACGAAGAAATCCTTGGTGGAATTAAGGGGTATGAAAGTGGCTATGATATTAAGGCCAATGATGAATCTATTTTTGCAGAAATAAAAAACAAGCATAATACAATGAACAGTAGTTCTGCTGAAAGTGCATTTCAAAAACTTGCTAGATTTGCGGATGACCATAGAAAAGCCAACTGCTATTTAGTACAGATATTAGCCAAAAAAAGTTTTTCTAAAAAATGGGAGGCTATTATAAATGGAAAAGAATATAGTCATAGTAGGGTGCATATAGTTTCTGGAGATAAATTCTATGCCCTTTTAAGCGGTGACCCAGATTCTTTTTTCAAACTTTACGAAGCACTACCAAGGGCAGTGGAAGATTTCTTAAAAGGGATTGATCCAAAAACTGAAAAGGAAAATTCTATCATAGAGGATATTTCAACAAGTGCAGAAACCACAAAAAGGAGTATTCTAGATGAAATTGCTTTTGAAAATTTCTATTATTATCAAGGTTTTAAAAATCTATAG
- a CDS encoding very short patch repair endonuclease, with the protein MNYEDNKIKVPRFNEESGFYTTKTRSKHMSKIHGKDTKPEIMFRKALWKAGYRYRINYKKLIGKPDIVMNKHKTIIFIDGDFWHGFNWNEKREKIKSNRGFWIPKIERNMQRDREVNAFLKENGYTVFRFWESEIKKDLQSCLETVLKHLDSNTK; encoded by the coding sequence ATGAATTACGAAGATAATAAAATAAAAGTCCCAAGGTTTAATGAAGAATCTGGGTTCTACACCACAAAGACCAGGTCCAAGCACATGTCCAAAATTCACGGGAAAGACACCAAGCCGGAAATAATGTTCAGAAAAGCTTTATGGAAAGCGGGCTATCGGTATAGGATCAATTATAAGAAATTGATCGGAAAACCGGATATTGTAATGAATAAGCATAAAACCATAATATTCATAGATGGTGACTTTTGGCATGGTTTCAACTGGAATGAAAAACGCGAAAAAATCAAGAGTAACAGGGGTTTTTGGATTCCTAAAATAGAGCGAAATATGCAACGGGACAGAGAGGTAAATGCGTTCCTTAAAGAAAATGGATATACGGTTTTTAGGTTTTGGGAGAGTGAAATTAAAAAAGACTTGCAATCTTGTCTTGAAACCGTTTTAAAGCATTTGGATTCAAACACAAAATAA
- a CDS encoding DUF1440 domain-containing protein has product MNLDTFLRKDTYFSNTSRGLISGFVGGLAGTAVKSLIEHFLPVRKIEQKSAQLKIVDDLSTKITGTPISVENEALAEQLVNFPFGASIGAAYGYGKKDKDVMNIADGVIFGATTWVSTHETSLPLAGLEAKPTDIPLKMQANELFAHIAFGITTEFVRSFINERMKRSQNNL; this is encoded by the coding sequence ATGAACCTAGATACTTTTTTACGAAAAGATACTTATTTTTCGAACACCTCACGCGGACTTATTTCGGGCTTTGTCGGAGGATTGGCGGGTACTGCGGTAAAGTCCTTAATAGAACATTTTCTTCCCGTGAGGAAGATCGAGCAAAAATCGGCGCAACTTAAAATTGTAGATGATCTTTCTACCAAGATCACCGGAACTCCCATAAGTGTAGAAAATGAAGCCCTGGCAGAGCAGTTGGTAAACTTCCCTTTTGGAGCTAGTATTGGAGCCGCTTACGGCTATGGCAAAAAAGACAAGGATGTTATGAACATTGCCGACGGAGTGATCTTTGGGGCCACTACTTGGGTTTCTACCCACGAAACCTCTTTGCCATTGGCGGGACTGGAAGCTAAACCTACAGACATTCCTTTAAAAATGCAAGCGAATGAACTTTTCGCACATATCGCTTTTGGTATTACCACCGAGTTTGTGCGAAGCTTTATAAATGAACGAATGAAGCGATCTCAAAACAATCTATAA
- a CDS encoding amidohydrolase, which yields MENLNIALIQADLAWESTKKNLKQFEEKITATNAEVDLFILPEMFSTGFSMNAEKLAEPKNGSTLKWMQRLANEKNAAVTGSVIVKEDNNYFNRLYFVFPDKTFKKYDKRHTFTLAKEHETYTAGTKRLIVEYKGWKICPLVCYDLRFPVWARNTVDYDLLIYVANWPKTRIKAWDVLLQARAIENMAYCAGVNRTGLDGNKYQYTGHSAVYDSLGNPLFDQETEAEFTKVVTLNKNHLNETRKKLKFLQDRDKFTLG from the coding sequence ATGGAAAATTTAAACATCGCCTTAATCCAAGCAGACCTTGCTTGGGAAAGTACCAAAAAAAACCTGAAGCAATTTGAGGAAAAAATAACCGCTACAAATGCCGAAGTAGATCTATTTATTCTTCCGGAAATGTTTAGTACGGGCTTTTCCATGAATGCTGAAAAATTGGCGGAACCCAAAAATGGTTCAACTTTAAAATGGATGCAACGGCTTGCCAACGAAAAAAATGCTGCGGTAACAGGGAGTGTCATCGTTAAAGAGGACAACAACTATTTTAATAGGCTCTATTTTGTGTTTCCAGATAAGACCTTCAAAAAATATGATAAACGCCACACCTTTACCTTAGCGAAGGAGCACGAGACCTATACAGCTGGTACAAAGCGTTTGATCGTTGAATATAAGGGATGGAAAATATGCCCTCTTGTTTGTTACGATCTTAGATTTCCGGTCTGGGCTCGAAATACGGTAGATTATGATCTCTTGATCTATGTTGCTAATTGGCCAAAAACCCGAATTAAAGCTTGGGACGTGCTTTTACAAGCCAGGGCTATAGAAAACATGGCCTATTGTGCAGGTGTGAACAGAACGGGTCTGGATGGTAATAAATATCAATATACAGGCCACTCCGCAGTGTACGATAGTTTAGGCAACCCCTTGTTCGATCAAGAGACTGAAGCAGAATTCACTAAAGTGGTAACCCTGAACAAAAATCATTTAAATGAAACCCGTAAAAAGCTGAAATTCTTACAGGATCGCGATAAATTTACTTTAGGGTAA
- a CDS encoding Ig-like domain-containing protein → MKKYFSGLLLILLLLTFVQCAKKGTPQGGELDTEPPKFLRAAPENYSTQFNKEEIRIYFDEFIKLDDAQKQIIISPPMANKPTITPLGSPSKYIKIKLNDTLRQNTTYAINFGKSVVDNNEGNPLPYFKYVFSTGDYIDSLSVSGTVSDALLKEADPFISIMLYDADETYNDSLIFTTPPRYITNTLDSLKTFKLTNIKEGTYHLVAVRDLNNDYKYNPGKEKIAFLQETITVPMDTSYNLQLFKEDLAFKVERPKQVAKQKILIGYKGKTKLDSISIDPITTVPKEFEYRFTKVVDKDSLHLWYKPVIETDSLRFKFNSQKDTTSLMARISDMKADTLVIATEPSGNIEFNKNFIIKANTPLVSKDDSLIKILDKDSVDVPFSSELKRLENTLQLNFNKNENDTYRIKILPGAITDFFNATNDTISKTLKTKTLSDYGNVRLNLQNVRSYPIIIQLTDEKGVIKAEEKSEDQSNIAFELVSPGQYFIRVIYDSNANGQWDTGNFLLKTNPEEIIYFPDLLEVRPNWDINQTFTLK, encoded by the coding sequence ATGAAAAAATATTTTTCAGGATTATTGCTGATACTTCTTTTGCTCACATTTGTGCAATGTGCAAAAAAAGGAACTCCACAAGGTGGGGAATTGGATACCGAACCCCCAAAATTTTTAAGGGCAGCGCCTGAAAATTATTCCACTCAGTTCAACAAAGAAGAGATAAGGATCTATTTTGATGAATTTATTAAACTGGACGATGCCCAAAAACAGATCATTATCTCCCCACCAATGGCCAATAAACCTACGATCACACCTTTAGGCTCGCCCAGTAAATACATAAAGATCAAGCTAAACGATACGCTTAGGCAAAACACTACCTATGCCATTAATTTCGGCAAAAGTGTTGTAGATAATAATGAAGGGAATCCCTTGCCTTATTTTAAATATGTGTTTTCCACAGGAGATTATATCGATTCTTTATCGGTTTCGGGCACAGTGAGCGATGCACTATTAAAAGAGGCAGATCCCTTTATATCTATCATGCTTTATGATGCAGATGAAACTTATAATGACTCTTTAATATTTACCACTCCGCCAAGATATATCACCAATACCTTGGATAGCCTTAAAACCTTTAAACTTACCAATATTAAAGAAGGCACTTACCATTTGGTTGCAGTTAGGGATTTAAACAATGACTATAAATATAATCCCGGGAAAGAAAAAATAGCATTTTTGCAAGAGACAATTACAGTCCCAATGGATACTTCATATAACTTGCAATTATTTAAAGAAGACCTTGCTTTTAAAGTTGAGCGGCCCAAACAAGTTGCCAAACAAAAAATCTTGATTGGATATAAAGGAAAAACGAAGTTGGATAGTATTTCCATAGATCCTATAACAACAGTTCCTAAAGAATTTGAATATCGATTTACCAAGGTCGTAGATAAAGATAGTTTGCATTTATGGTACAAACCTGTGATAGAAACAGATAGCTTGCGGTTCAAATTCAATTCCCAAAAAGACACCACCAGTTTAATGGCCAGAATTTCTGATATGAAAGCAGATACGTTGGTAATTGCTACAGAGCCTTCGGGAAATATAGAGTTCAACAAAAATTTCATCATAAAAGCGAATACCCCTCTTGTCTCAAAAGATGATTCTTTGATAAAAATATTGGACAAAGATTCTGTTGATGTTCCTTTTTCTTCGGAATTAAAACGTTTGGAAAACACCCTCCAACTTAATTTCAATAAAAATGAAAATGATACGTATCGTATAAAAATTCTGCCAGGAGCAATTACAGATTTCTTTAATGCTACAAACGATACAATATCTAAGACCTTGAAGACAAAAACCTTGTCTGATTATGGGAATGTGCGGTTGAATTTGCAAAATGTACGTAGCTATCCGATCATTATTCAATTAACCGATGAAAAAGGCGTTATTAAGGCTGAAGAAAAATCTGAAGATCAAAGCAATATCGCTTTTGAACTAGTTTCGCCGGGGCAATATTTTATTAGGGTGATCTATGATTCCAATGCAAATGGCCAATGGGATACGGGTAATTTTTTATTGAAAACCAATCCGGAAGAGATCATTTATTTTCCGGATTTATTGGAGGTAAGACCAAACTGGGATATCAATCAGACGTTTACCCTAAAGTAA